From the genome of Candidatus Saccharimonadia bacterium, one region includes:
- a CDS encoding DUF4145 domain-containing protein, producing CPHPDCGALAHQTWFKLFAQRHDKDGGPFFPNARKVEDAERAKQLEESTLKLLERMLTREVFFEEEGGWSSLNKHLMNVHLSMCFSCEGLAIWRADELIYPHGDVSIAPVEEMPADVTAIVLEANDILDKSPRGAAALLRLCVQKLMPHLGEKGKNINNDIASLVAKGLDTRIQKALDVVRVAGNDAVHPGQIDWDDDKTVATQLFGLVNLIVETQITQKKHIEDLFEAVVPDTVKAEIEKRDTPKQIAPPSDEPTID from the coding sequence TTGCCCGCACCCCGACTGCGGTGCGCTAGCCCATCAGACGTGGTTTAAGTTGTTTGCTCAACGACACGACAAGGACGGGGGTCCGTTTTTTCCAAACGCACGCAAGGTCGAGGACGCCGAGAGGGCCAAACAGCTTGAAGAGTCGACCCTGAAACTTCTGGAAAGGATGCTCACTAGAGAAGTGTTCTTTGAAGAGGAAGGAGGCTGGAGCAGCCTCAACAAGCACCTAATGAACGTTCATCTCAGCATGTGCTTTAGTTGCGAAGGCCTCGCGATCTGGCGGGCGGATGAACTCATCTATCCGCACGGCGATGTGTCGATCGCGCCGGTGGAAGAAATGCCGGCAGACGTGACAGCGATCGTCCTCGAAGCGAACGATATTTTGGACAAGTCGCCGAGAGGCGCTGCAGCTCTCCTCCGCCTCTGTGTTCAAAAGCTCATGCCGCACCTCGGGGAGAAGGGCAAGAATATCAACAACGACATCGCCAGCCTCGTGGCAAAGGGGCTCGATACGCGGATACAGAAGGCGCTCGACGTTGTGCGCGTAGCAGGGAACGATGCAGTCCACCCGGGCCAGATCGATTGGGACGACGACAAGACCGTTGCGACACAGTTGTTCGGACTCGTGAACTTGATCGTCGAGACCCAGATAACGCAGAAGAAGCACATCGAAGATCTGTTCGAAGCGGTCGTGCCGGATACCGTCAAG